A DNA window from Linepithema humile isolate Giens D197 chromosome 6, Lhum_UNIL_v1.0, whole genome shotgun sequence contains the following coding sequences:
- the LOC137000597 gene encoding uncharacterized protein — protein sequence MWEKVRVDGKRILKSNAIPSIFEPICKIVEPEENNTKIQLGSKIIELDDTLHIASNDICTLINKEPEIIITANTRNKANTSLSRFNIANNDIYTPINEKEIEHIITSNTGNEPNTSPTRLKSEKYWKIKYEKLNDMFKKQKKMYDSILRKSNKSYNALKEKIKKLNTEKASLRQHIQKKKLRSIIKKVFTDDQIRALVSKSNRGYKWSENTIKKAIRLRLSCGSNGYKELLTQHIPLPSIRTLQKRLETLHFREKICEEILDILKIKVDSFEDERDKDAKNFL from the coding sequence ATGTGGGAGAAGGTTCGAGTTgatggaaaaagaattttgaaatctaATGCAATACCATCAATTTTCGAACCAATTTGTAAAATAGTTGAGcctgaagaaaataatacaaaaatacaattagGATCTAAAATTATAGAGCTGGATGACACGTTGCATATTGCCAGCAATGATATTTGCActctaattaataaagaacccgaaataattataactgcCAATACtagaaataaagcaaatacATCTCTATCTCGCTTCAATATTGCCAATAATGATATTTACACTccaataaatgaaaaagaaatagagcATATTATAACTAGCAATACGGGAAATGAACCAAATACATCTCCAACTCGCCTCAAGtctgaaaaatattggaaaataaaatatgagaaaCTGAATGATATGttcaaaaaacagaaaaagatgTATGAcagtattttaagaaaatctaaCAAGTCCTACAATGCAttgaaagaaaagataaaaaaactaaatacaGAAAAAGCAAGTTTGCGCCAACATAtacaaaagaagaaattacgttcaattataaaaaaagtatttactgATGATCAGATAAGAGCACTGGTGAGTAAATCAAACAGAGGCTACAAGTGGTCTgagaatacaataaaaaaagcaattcGACTAAGATTATCTTGTGGATCGAATGGGTACAAGGAACTGTTGACACAACATATTCCATTGCCATCAATACGTACTTTACAAAAAAGACTTGAAACACTTCActttagagaaaaaatttgcgaggaaattttagatattttaaagataaaagtagatAGTTTCGAAGATGAAAGAGACaaagatgcaaaaaatttcttatga